AGGTACGGCCTGGGGTCCGTCCTGCTGATCCCTCCCCGGTGCCACCCGCAGGTGGGGTTGACACCTGTGATGTCCCCATGTTGTCCCCACCCCAAGGTTGAACAACGCCCCGGTCCACGGTTATGAGCAGGACGTGGGTTCCAAGACCACCATGCGCCTCTTCTACCCGGAGTCGGCCCACTTCAACCCCAAGACGGAGAACAACCCCGACAccttgctggtgctggtgcccTTCAAGCCCATGGACTTCCAGTGGATGGAGGCCATCCTCAACGACAAGAAGAGGGTAAGTGTGGTGGAGAACCAGGTCCAACCCTCAACCCGCCCCACCCTTGGGGACCTACCTCTCTTAGTGGGACACCACCGGACTTCTCTATCCTCTTGCAGGTTCGGAAAGGGTTTTGGAAGCAGCCCCCGTTGATCTGGGATGCTAACCCGGAGCAAGTGCGCATCCTCAACCCTTACTACATGGAAGTAACTGCTGCTAAACTGCTCAACCTCCCCATGAAGCAACCACGGAAGGTCAAACAGGTAAGGGGTGGGGATGGTCGgtcaccctgcagccccctaAGGGGTGATGTCCTCCCCACGGGTCCCCTGGctgtctcctcctctgccctctccctccAGAAGCCCACAACGGGGTTGCTGGCCATCACCTTGGCGCTGCACTTCTGTGACCTGGTGCACATCGCGGGCTTTGGCTACCCCGACTCGGCCAACAAGAAGCAGACCATTCACTACTACGAACAGATCACGCTCAAGTCCATGGCGGTAAGCGTCTGCCCCCCTCTTCTTGTCCATgtcacccccttttttttttttttttccccccctggACGAGGgactgcagcccagcagagcagcgCCCTGCCTCGCTCGGTGATGCCGAGTGGCGCAGGTGCCTCTCCCCATGGGCACCCctcgccccccaccccccatgggTGTTGAGATCCACCTTGGGGGTCACCAtcccccttcttcctccctgtAGCCCACCCTCTCCGTAGTCCTGGGGGAAGAGTTGGCTCTGGTTTATGTGTAAGCAGAAGGGCTCGTGGCCAGGGAGGGTCACGTCCCCCATTCCGGGGGGCTCCTCACCTCAGGTGAAGGTCGACCCAACgctgggggggtgggatggAAGGGAAAGGCGCAGCACCGTGTTGCTGGGCTCTGGTGtgaccccccccacccctgctccccaccccccccttccgCAGGCGTCGGAGCACAACGTCTCGCACGAGGCAGTGGCCATCAAGCGGATGCTGGAGCTGGGTCTCGTCAAGAACCTCACCTACTTCtgagggcaggggggctgcgCAGGGACCGCGTCCCCCCTGCCGCGTGGGGGGACAAGCTGGCACGGCCGGAGCTGGCCGAGGGCACCGTCCTCACCGCCGCCACCACCTTGCCCCGGGACTCTTGGAGACGGAGCTGGGGGGGCCGCGCTGGACCGTGGGACCCCCGGTGCGGGGGGCGGCAGCTCTtggggggtgcagggagccCCCCCGGTGCTGTGGCATCGGGGCCGGTGCCTTTTCCTACCGACGCACTGAAGCTACCAAGGACCTGGAGGGGATTTTGAGGGGGGGtgtccctccctcccagcaggcctgggggatggggggcagcAGCCCTTGCGCtaggctttttctttcccttaattCCCTCCTACCTGGACGAGAGCCCCCCCCGAGGGGCTGATCTTGGGGGTCTGGGGACCCCTCCAGGGAGCAGAAGCCTTCAGGGGCTTGTGATACCTTCTCCCTACCCTTGTGCCCCcctcaaatatttaatttccctctatccctccccccctttttttttttaattttctttctactcAGTGGCCCTGTCCGGTGCCTTAGCGCTGGCGCGGGGGCTCGTCCCCCCAGCCTTGGGGTCTGCCAGGGCCctttgcgggggggggggggggaggggggggggggcagtttaatttaattaatttaaatgcttatttatCGGGGAGCCTTCCCCCGGGGCCCCCACGCCACTTGTGTTGGGGTCAAGTGGCCTTGGGTGAGGGGGCTCCAGGGGGCTGACCTGTGCCTTGTCCCCAAGGTGCGGGGTCCCCTCTGTcccccgcggggctgggggtgcgggGTGGCCCTGGGGACCCCTGTGTAGGGGTGTTGGGGGCTCCTGCTGGCACCCAATAAAGGTCCTCGTGAGGCTGGGCTTGGGCGCTCCTGGGGGTGAGTGTGAGTGAGCACTGGGGTAAGTGTGAGCGCGGGCTGGGTCTAGGGCAGCCCAGTTGTGTACAGTGCTCCTGTGCCAgcgtgtccccatgtccccatgccggtgtccccagctgccccttACCTGCTGCGATGCCCCATCGCCTGGCTCGGGCGCTGGGGTCCCCTGTGCCCATGTCCCTCTGCAACCAGGCACCTGCCCTGCCCATGTCCCCAAGGTGGGGACCCTAGGGCGAGGCCACGGTGCACCCAGGCTCCGTGTCACCAAATGAGCCGGCGTCCTGGCGGGGTGGCCATCAGCCCAGGCGTGCCACGAGAAACACCTCTTGTATTGACCGCGGCGCTGCGATACAGCGCGGAGAGGCCCTTCCTGGGGGGGTCCCCATCCCACCgatgtgttttttccccccccctccccatcctgtCCCACGTGGTGGGaccccccctacccccccccgAAACGGACTCTATAAGTATGGACACCGAACAccaagaaggaagggaaggagggggcaGCGGGAAGCAGAGGCGAGCGGCTGGGTGGGCGCAGGGGGTGCGTGGTCAGGCcgggggcacccccagccccacggagGGGACGGCTCCCCGGGGCTCGGCGCGTCCTCAGCGGGGTTGTGCTTGGCATGTaccgggggggtgggtgggatgaTGCTCGGCCGGTCCCCTAATCCGCAGCCCCActttgagggggggggggggggctggaacCGGCCTCTTCCCACCGCTGCTCCCGGCGGGCGCGACTTGTCCTTAGCGCGAAGCCACCGGCGCCCACGCGGAGGGTCCCGAGCATCCCCGGAGGGGCTCAAACGTGCGTCTGCATCCGCCTCTGCAGGGGCCGGCTGGGGTCTGAGTTTTGGGAAGAAGACTGGGAatggtgggaggaggaggcggaCGCCTTGCTGGCCTTGTCGAACTGCACGTAGCCGTCCTGCTTGCCGctgctgctgatgctgctgtCGCACTGGGTGTCGAGGAAGGAGCTGCTGTCGCTCATGGAGCCGCGCTGGAATTCGCGCTCGCACAGCTCGATGGAGCTGCTGCCCATGCCCAGCACAAAGCGCTGGCTGTAGTCGTAGAGGCGGCTCTGCCCGCTCAGGGTGCTGTAGATGTTGGTGAAGGACATGCCGGTGGGCACCCGCTGCTTGCTGGCGGGGCGCAGGTCGGCCGGGCACCCCGACAGCGAGATGGTGGGGGTCGAGTGGTGCTCCTTGAAGGTGTTCACGCTGTAGTAGCCGTTGGTGGGGTCCTGTGGGGTGGGAAAAGGTGGTGGAGGGGGGCAGGTCGGTGGTGCCCACCCTCCCTATGCGCCCTGGTGTTTGCGATGCCCACCTGGCTTGGCTACCCACCCTCCACCACCAAgacctcctgcctgcagcatcagAGCATCCTCTGGCCACCACTGCATCCTGCTCGGCTGGGCCCCCTCCAAAtcagggcagagggaggcaTGGGTGCCCCTCGCACCCCATTGCCTTGGCACGGCCCCCAaccctttgtttttttaaatccttcaaaGGGTGATGGGACCAGAAAACAGCACCGGGGTGCCACAGCATCCCTCCCAGTGCAGGGACAGCCCTCTGGTGACACCAGGGGACACGGCACAAGGACAGAAAGCCTGGAAGATACAGTGCTGGGCGAGGAATGAGGTGGTCCTGCCCTGCAGCGAGCGCAGGGAGTggtgcccagcaccctggggtgcaaCTGCCTCGGCCAcatgctgcagcccctctagCAGCAGTGACCTGGGGGGGGTTGGTGGTGGTTAAGCCCCATCTCTTCGTGGGGCTGGGGACGAAGGGGGCCGTGTCCCCAGGGTCCGGCTCACCTTCAGGTTTTGAaactccttctcctcctccttgaGCACCTCGAGCTGCTTCAGCACCGAGTCCTGCTGAAACTCCCCCCGGTCCATCTAGGAAAGGATGCAGGTGGGTGTCAGCAcccgctgcccccccagcccggggctgcCTGGCCCCACGCCACGTGGGGTGAGCCCCGCGCCTGCCACCATTCCCACTTCGAATTAAAGGATTtgcccagggacaccccagCGGGGCAGTGTCGGAGGGCAGCAAAGCCATCCAATTCCCTGGgttattttttatgttgttttgatgttgtttcctccccccaccccccccgcctcTTTTTAGGACTAAAAAGGCTGGGCTGATGtggaaaatgaattatttacaTCCACCGTGGTGAGTGTTGGGGCTGCACCCCACCTGCCCAGAACAAACCCCccaaatcaccttttttttttccccctcccatttttttttcccttggttggcctcctttcctcctcagctgAACTTGGCCACTAACATCTCAAAAATCTGAGCTCGGTTCTGGCGTTGCCACAATACTGTAATTAACGTGAAAgcctcaattttattttctaccccctcccccctccccgtgaTATTGGCTTGTCGCAAAAGCTTTGAGCCTTGGAGGCTTTGCCCACCCCAGGGGCTTGGGGGTCAGGAGGGGATGGACGGGCTGGAGAAACTCCTTTTGGTTTGATTTGACTTAAATTTTGCTCCCACTGCTCCTTCGCAGACCCCCGGAGGTGGATGCTGCCACCCCGACGTGCCGCCTTCGCCTTCCTTTGAAGGCTGACCACGTTTGGtggcggtggggagggggagaaagacACATTAATTAGACCCTGGCTTTAATTACCCTTCCTTCAGCAAGGCAAGGCTGTGCAGAAGCATAATATCAACCAATttctcagctgcctttttttatcttctgcGCTATTGACTGCGCACAGccagcctgggtgctgtgccctggTGCTGGCATTGCAGCTGCCCCGGTCACGGCCCCAAAAAGCCCCCAAATCCCTTTTTATTGCccaatttctcctttttccaatGGTAAGTGGTTGTGGAAATTCGCCCTGCAGCACTTTCTGTTCATCTCCTGCAAGCCTTTGATACGTCTATTAAATGCAATAAATTAAAGTACCTGAGTTTTcctagggaagaaaaaagtgccTGGAAGAGCCCTTGATTTACCAGGGTAAATCGAAGTGTCACCGAGGATTAAATTCGGTGCAGGGAAGAGcggaggggtgtggggggttatttttattctgcCGGCCAGCCACGGTGACACCCTGAAGTGTCACTGCACTGGCATGGGATGGGCATGCAGGAAACCCATCGCAAAGGTTTTACAGGTCCTggctcagaaagaaaaggcGAAACCAGTTCTCCTCGGCCGTGGCTGCTCCTCGGCGTGTGCGATGGAGGGGGGAGATGAGCCGGTGAGAACCAAAGTCCCAGCCCTGCCGGCGGCGCGACCTCCCTGGGATTAAACGTCGGCTTTGACGAGGTATTTTAAACCATTTCATGTGGCCTCTTTGAGGATGGCTGGCACAATCCAGGCACCGGGATGCTCCCCAAGCCCCGTGGGGGTCCCCAATTCCTACAATTCCCCCTGGATTTGGGGGGATGCAGTGAGCCCCTGCGCCGTCAGAGGGCACCGAGCCCCCGCGCAAGCCACGCGCGTGGTCCATAAAGCGCCATCGCATCCCTCCATCGCATCCCTCCGCTTCCAATTCCCCCATTACAGCAGCCGGTCATTAACGCCACCTTTATTAAAGTTTGCGTGGTGGCTTTAGCCCCGATGCAATCTCACGCCGTTAATTAGTGGGCGGCGGGATGCTCGTTAGCTTGCCTTCCTCTCTTTGCCATCGCTGGGTAAACACCAGCGAGCCAAGGAAAGTTAGTTAACTCTATTACCGATATTAACGAGCTTTATGAATGCAGAGGCAGTGGGGGAGCTGAgctgaggggagagggaaatagatgaaaaaaaagagaccagaAATGTCCAGGGCACAGCCACAAGCCACCAGCGTGCTTGCGGATGCTGGCACGGGATGCTCCAGCCTGTTTTTTCCGGAGCCATGGATTTTTCCAGCTGGGCTACAGCACCAATATGCTTTGGTCCCTCGGCCGCGTTGCTGCCATGCAGATGGCCGGCGATAAAGCCGCCTGTTGGAGCCACGTGCCCACCAttccccctcctgccagccccgcTGAATCCAAGCGCACGGCCTGATCCTGGGAATGTCATTCCAGGACTTAATCCCGCTTGGCAACTGCCAGGTGCCAGCAGCCTTTGCCACGGCGAGACCGGTGCGCACAGTTGGGCAGCGTGGCGTAAAGCCACCCCAGTTCCCCACGTCCAAACCTCACTGGTCCCTCCTGGATCAGTGTGGCTAAGGGATGCGATGAACCGTATCCCTGACCACCACCACTtcttgcctcagtttcccccacTGCAAAAGGCAGTGAGCCCCTTGACAGGATGAAGCATCACATTGGCTTTGCTGAGCTGGCTCCATCCACCGGGGCAGCGCATCCCTGCAAAGCAGAGTGACTTCTCAAGGTCACTCCAGGCAGGGAAATGGCACTTAAATTACGAAAACAGTGGCCAGCTCCGGCGCTGTGCCTCCTAACCCTCTGCCCGCTGGAGCGCTCCCTCATTTAACGCTGCCAAATGAAGCCGCTTTCAGCTGGGATGTCACATCCCACAGACCAGATATTAAATTCTTGGCTTTCGTTAGCCGAGacaatatgttttttaaaacgCTGCCCCCTCCAGAGTGCCTGTCCTGGTCCCCGAGCATCCATCCAGACCTGGCAGGCGAGCCCCTCACCCCAGGCAAGGTGCCTCCCCCCACCTCGTCCCTTGTTTAATGATAATGTTTCCCGCTTGTTGGGTAATTGGCTGCCACTCAGCAGCACTTTGAAACTCCTGTGGGTCAAACCCTACCAGGGGCGAGGGATGTTGTTTAATAGATTCCCAAGATGGTGGCATCCTCTGCTCCCAGCGGGGACCAGCTGCCGGCGAGGAAACaagcacacaaataaaaaaaaaacctgctgggATTTCCCAGCCAGCTGAGGGTTTATCACCTTCAAATGCCAGCCTAGCGATGCGAGCGCCCACCCACCCCCATGCTGcccacccctgtgccccccagaGAAGCTGCATCACCCTGTCCCCCCCTACTCCCCCCAAATGTTGCTTTTGGATGGGCAAAGGTGGCGGTGGCGTGATGCCAGCCAGCCTGTGGGTTGTCCTGCCATCCTTCTCGcgtccttcttcctttctccgGGATGTCCTGCCATCCTTCTCGcgtccttcttcctttctccgGGATGTCCTGCCATCCTTCTCGcgtccttcttcctttctccgGGATGTCCTGCCATCCTTCTCGcgtccttcttcctttctccaggatGTCCTGCCATCCTTCTCGcgtccttcttcctttctccaggatGTCCTGCCATCCTTCTCgcatccttcttcctttctccaggatGTCCTGCCATCCTTCTCgcatccttcttcctttctccaggatGTCCTGCCATCCTTCTCGcgtccttcttcctttctccgGGATGTCCTGCCATCCTTCTCGcgtccttcttcctttctccaggatGTCCTGCCATCCTTCTCGcgtccttcttcctttctccgGGATGTCCTGCCATCCTTCTCgcatccttcttcctttctccaggatGTCCTGCCATCCTTCTCGcgtccttcttcctttctccgGGATGTCCTGCCATCCTTCTCgcatccttcttcctttctccgGGATGTCCTGCCATCCTTCTCgcatccttcttcctttctccaggatGTCCTGCCATCCTTCTCgcatccttcttcctttctccaggatGTCCTGCCATCCTTCTCgcatccttcttcctttcttgtgaGCTCGCTGTGGTGGATGCCAGCTTCTCCGTGCTCGCACAGCGCCCGGCTCGATGCACCCCAGCACCCCTAAAGGTGTTACCTGCCTTCGGATTCCAGCTCCACCATCACCCCACAAAGCCAGAGCCGTGAAGGTCACCAACATtttcacactgatttttttatgtggTCTTCATCTCCTGGCTGGAGGAAGCATGGGCAtgctggctggtgctgtgcccACGCCGGTACCCTGCCAGGGGCTTCTGGAAGGTggtggctgtgcaggagggACATGTCTGGAGCCTCTCGGGCCAGGATGGATGTCATGGAGGTGCCACTGGGCTCTGATCCAGACCTGGCACAGGGTAAGTGTCCCTGGGGTAGTGGAGATCAGCCTGCACCTCCAGCTCAGGGGTGGCTGGtgcctcccagggctgcagcggCACTGGCTGCCGGCACTTGGAGCACTGCTCggggggaaaggcagagaaaatgaTGCTGTGACAGCTGGGCTGTAGGTAGAAACGAGCCTCGCCCTGAATTTCACCtctgctttttgggtttttcctcTTCCGTGGGGATCCGAGCTGTGCTCCTGAGTGGAAAATGTGTCCGGTGTCGATCTGCGGGCTGTGAGCAAACTGGGAACATCCCTTGGAGCAGAGGAACAGGTTTCAAGATGGGGACAGGAAAGGTGAGCCAGGAAAAGATCACCAACCTGTCTGCTGGATGGGTTGTTCTGACTGTTCCACCCCAAATATAACTCGAAGGCGATGCCTGGGTCTGTGCGGCCACACTGGACCCTTCGGCTTGGGATGCTCTCGCCTGCTGGTCACTTTGGGATCGTCTATCAGGATTGCTCCTAATAGCGAGGATGGCTCCTTTAGGATCATCAGCCCCATTTCACAGATAAGGAACCTGAGGCACGGATCCCGTCCAGCCGGGAATACAACCCAGCCAGGGTACCAGGGGAGGTTATGCCACGTCGGAGCTGGTGATGCTCCTCAACCTCCTGATCACAGACCAGGTGCAGCCGAATTGGCGTGCCGATGCAATGCACCctggcaggagagagaaagctgctgttgtgatttatttctttccagaatgAGACCCTTCCAGTGGCTCTTTTGCCTCCAGCCACCGGCTGCTGTTCGCTTTCTGGCCCTGCGGGCTGGCAGCCTTTCCCCTGCCCGTAGGCAGTGCCTGGTGGAACAGCTAATGGaggactggggggggggagacgGCACTGAGACAATGTGAACATATGCAAATCAGACAGCATGACGTGTATCCTAAGGTGTTAATGAATTTATAGATGCATGAATAATTATTTGTGAAAAGCACGGAGAGCTGCGGAGGTCACAGATGGCTGGAGAATAACAAATGCAATAGCatttggggagggggcggcggggggagaAGAGTCGTGCTGGCACTCTGCAGCCAGAAATACTCCGGCAGAGCAGAGACCCGGTGGGAAACCGAGGAGCAACGGCTCCATCCGCGGTGCCGAGGGTGGATCTTCATTCCTGgagcctggcaggagcaggtCGAGCCGTGCTGGACCGTGGGGGCTTGGCCGAGGGTCTGGGATGCAGAGGGGAAAGGCTGATGCGAAAGCATCACAGCAAGAtgtggagcagaggggagctgTTTGCAAGCGTGGCCTGCTTTTCGTTAACATCTGCATTAATGATTTCTTCGTGCGAGCACCCAGCATGTTAATGCAATTTGCAGTTGATATTAAAACTGCAAGGTGTTATGAACATTGCTGAGGGCAAAGGGGATCATTCCAGAGGACACCGTCGAGATTGAGCCCGGGCTGGAAGGATCACCAGAAGCTTAGGGAAGGCAGGTGAAGAAGCTgcaataaaagctggaaaataaaagctggaaataaCGCCGGTacggggaggagggagagcaggagagTCCTGGCGTGGGGTAGGGAGCAAGCGAGGGGTGCTGTGCGttgcctccctgctcctgctggggaGGTCGCATCAGTGCTCACTAGCAAGGATGAGTTTTTTAAACTTGTTCCATCATTTCATTGACAAACTTGGAGTCTCTTATTAGGAATCTGTTTAGCATCCAAAGCTTGGGTCTTGAATGGCCAGAGGAAGATGCTCATACTGGCTGTTGGGAACagcaaggaggaggatgagggaGAGCGGGGGTCCCCGGGGCCTCCAAGGGGAGAAGAAACTGGGAAGTATTTACTGGGAATACCCTTGCCAAGGGCAGATGAGGATGGGGAGGCTCCGGTTCAGGCAGGGGAGAGGGCTTAGATGTCTTCTCCCTGCCAGGTAGGATGTCCCAGGCAGCACCCAGTCTGCCCAGCATCAGGGGCAGAGACCATGCACCATCTCTTCCAACCTCTCAAGCAGTGCTGATCCAATAACGTGATTTCCAACTGATGTATCTTCAGGAAAAGCACCTGGATTTGGccaggagagggggaaaatcaCCTTCTGGGGACCAGAgtccagcagccaggctgcaacACTCTGTTGTGCTGTATCCAAAAGCGCTCGTCTTTGCCTACCCtacttaaaatacttaaatttactTAAATAGCCCCTCTATACCGTGCTCCAACCAAACCACCTCTCAGCAGTCTTGCTGATAAGCTAAAACACATGAGTTCTATAAACCTCTCCCCgtaaggcatttttttctccagctatCAAATAaatattgccatttttttctgcaccatTTCCATCCTGCCAGCATCCTTACTGAGATGtgcccagcagagctctgcGCTGCTCTGGTACCAGCCTCATCAAGGGCACACGCGGATGTGAAATAATCACCTTCTGGCTCCGGCAAATAACCTGAGCAAGTCCCCATGATGTCTTACAAGATCCTGGGCCTCACCTCCCACAACCATCCTCTTCATCGTTTATTCATCGGTGATGAATGTTCCCCGTAGGTCCCATCTGCTGAGGCTCGGGGCGGGCTTCCAGCTCGGTGGTTAAGGGCTTGAGTGGGATTCGGGCTGATCCCGGCCCCTCTTTGGGAGCTGGATCTGGGCTTGGTGCTGTTGATCGCTGTCCGTACGGATGGAGGTACAGGATCCTACGGAGAGGAAGCTCCTGGTTCCCTTCATCTCAGCAGATGGCTCCAAACCAGAATCCCAGCTGCCTCTGTCCTTTCACGGAGTGAAGCCTTGCAAAATCCCGCTGTGGATTTACAGACTCTGCAGGGCAAAACCGGGAACTCTTCTTGCACAGCAACCTCAGCGGTGCTGGGATAATGTGCCAGAtctccatctcctcctgccttctCATCTCGAGGGTCCCTTGCTGTAAATGTGCACTGGCAGGCATCGATTCTGCCCACCCTACGATGCTCAGCCTTGCCTTTCCGCCGGTAATTCATCGAGCAGCTTTTGCAAGCGGGGCATACTGATGCTTGCAAGTGCTGCCCAAAAAACGGAGGATCAGGGCAGGCAAAACCCCACCCAGCAGCTTAGAAAGCTGCCTCTAGCCTCTTCaatccttcctccctttcctttcctttgccaTTTGCTCGGCTTCTATTTGTCACCCACGCCACCAGCAAGCGAATGCAAAAGCAAACTGGGGCTGAGAGGCGGAGAACAGCGGCGACACCAGCGAGGGGAGCAGCCTGCGGCCGGGCTGCAAGGATGCGGTGGGCTGAGGGGGAATTTCCTGGGATCTCCATCATCAGCCTCTTGCCCTGCCTGTGGCTCTTGGTCCCCTCAGGCAAGGGCAGTGGCCTTGGTGACACCTCGGGGGTCATTGCCGAGCCAGGTCCAGGctgcccccacacccccagcgTTAGCAATCCGCACCCAACTGCGTGCACCTGCATTATTTTTGCACGTATGACCCTCCCAAGTGTGTCCCGGAGAGCGCAGCTCTCGCTGGCTAATTAGCTCATTATTACAGCGTGCTCACCTATGGCGTATCTACCCGCAGTCTGCAGCTCTCTCCCCACGCGAGGTGGCAAATTTGTTTTGCCATTAGCCTGGCGGGCGGCTGGGCTACTGCAATAAACCTCTCCCGGTTCTCCCTCCTCATTAGCAAAGTTTCACTCCAGGAGCTTTTATGGCAGGAGAACGTGTATCTCAAGAGCAAGATTTCTGGAAGAGCATCGTTGCCTTGAGTGGGGATTACGGTGCTGAACTACATGTGCCTGGACTCGTTGCCGTCAAACACTTACATGGAGTAACGGCTTACGGGGAGTAGTAAATCCTTACCATCAGCTGCTTGATGGTCGGGTGCTCCTCCGCCTCCCTGCCCGAGGCCGGCTCCTTGTGCACGATCTCCACGCGGATATCGTTCTTGGCAGAAACCACACCTTTGAGATCTGGGCAAAGAGCgagaaggagaagggggggTTAGTCCAAGGCGGTGGCGGAGCATCCTCAGGGACCCGACGGATTGCTGAGGACGTCTGGAAAACTCACCCCAGCTCAGCAAGGCCAGCTGGGAATTGCGGGAGCACTCCTGGCATGGCCATAAGGCACAGGCACGTGAAACCTCCACCTCTGGGGAGCTCAGATTTCTGGTTTAATTCCTTTGGGAGCTTGGGCAGCCCCCGCCGTACTCCTGGTGCTACTGACGGGGGCTGGCCGCAGCAGAACTGCTCAGGCAGGTGGGGGGCTCTGTGTCCAGACCATGGATGATGCTCAGGGAGCACGTGGAATACCGCTCCTGAGGGATGCACCAGCTCTCCC
The genomic region above belongs to Falco naumanni isolate bFalNau1 chromosome 16, bFalNau1.pat, whole genome shotgun sequence and contains:
- the ST3GAL4 gene encoding CMP-N-acetylneuraminate-beta-galactosamide-alpha-2,3-sialyltransferase 4 isoform X8, yielding MDGRLLCFRGREDGLADPAELLPALPGPRGQTVTSGSRDESSGPRLMPLLLIKMLNKSRGKILGVLALFLVMVWYSIYREDRYTQLFYFPVQENKTTCPLGEVEKKAAQLIGNYTRDHPLFLQLKDYFWVKTPSLYELPYGTKGSEDVLLRLLSITHYSLPESIQSLKCRRCAVVGNGHRLRNSSMGETINTYDVVIRLNNAPVHGYEQDVGSKTTMRLFYPESAHFNPKTENNPDTLLVLVPFKPMDFQWMEAILNDKKRVRKGFWKQPPLIWDANPEQVRILNPYYMEVTAAKLLNLPMKQPRKVKQVRGGDGRSPCSPLRGDVLPTGPLAVSSSALSLQKPTTGLLAITLALHFCDLVHIAGFGYPDSANKKQTIHYYEQITLKSMAASEHNVSHEAVAIKRMLELGLVKNLTYF
- the ST3GAL4 gene encoding CMP-N-acetylneuraminate-beta-galactosamide-alpha-2,3-sialyltransferase 4 isoform X9; this translates as MPLLLIKMLNKSRGKILGVLALFLVMVWYSIYREDRYTQLFYFPVQENKTTCPLGEVEKKAAQLIGNYTRDHPLFLQLKDYFWVKTPSLYELPYGTKGSEDVLLRLLSITHYSLPESIQSLKCRRCAVVGNGHRLRNSSMGETINTYDVVIRLNNAPVHGYEQDVGSKTTMRLFYPESAHFNPKTENNPDTLLVLVPFKPMDFQWMEAILNDKKRVRKGFWKQPPLIWDANPEQVRILNPYYMEVTAAKLLNLPMKQPRKVKQVRGGDGRSPCSPLRGDVLPTGPLAVSSSALSLQKPTTGLLAITLALHFCDLVHIAGFGYPDSANKKQTIHYYEQITLKSMAASEHNVSHEAVAIKRMLELGLVKNLTYF